From Dasypus novemcinctus isolate mDasNov1 chromosome 11, mDasNov1.1.hap2, whole genome shotgun sequence, one genomic window encodes:
- the LOC101413542 gene encoding LOW QUALITY PROTEIN: trace amine-associated receptor 8 (The sequence of the model RefSeq protein was modified relative to this genomic sequence to represent the inferred CDS: inserted 4 bases in 4 codons; substituted 1 base at 1 genomic stop codon) has protein sequence MTNNSSQFAAVQLCYDNVNGSCIKSPYSPGXCVILHAVLGFGAVLAVFGNLLVMISVLHFKQLHSPTNFLTASLACATVMPLSMXSSVENCWYFGAQFCTPHSCCNVAFCYSSVFQLCFISIDRYVAVSEPVVYPTMFTVLVSGVCISIFWVLPLVYSXGVFSTRVGDEGLEDVVSALTCAGGCQVVVNQSWVFADFLLFFIPTLVMVILYSXIFLVARQQALKIETASSQRESSLESYKARVAKRETKAAKMLGIAVIAFIFSWLPFTIDTLIDAFMGFITPAYIYEISCWGAYYNSXMNPLIYALFYPWFRKAIKLTLSGKILKESSSTISLFIE, from the exons ATGACCAACAATAGTTCCCAGTTTGCTGCAGTGCAGCTCTGCTACGACAACGTGAATGGCTCTTGTATTAAATCCCCCTACTCCCCAG CCTGCGTGATTCTGCACGCGGTGCTTGGCTTCGGAGCTGTGCTGGCCGTGTTCGGAAACCTCCTGGTGATGATCTCCGTCCTTCATTTTAAGCAGCTGCATTCTCCGACCAATTTCCTGACCGCCTCTTTGGCCTGTGCCACCGTGATGCCCTTGAGCA TCAGCTCCGTGGAGAACTGCTGGTACTTTGGAGCCCAGTTTTGTACCCCTCACAGCTGCTGCAATGTGGCATTTTGCTACTCTTCTGTCTTCCAGCTGTGCTTCATCTCCATCGACAGGTATGTTGCTGTCAGCGAGCCTGTGGTCTACCCCACCATGTTCACGGTGCTTGTGTCAGGAGTGTGCATCAGCATCTTCTGGGTCCTGCCCCTGGTGTACA GGGGCGTGTTCTCCACAAGGGTCGGTGACGAGGGCCTGGAGGACGTGGTGAGTGCCCTTACCTGCGCAGGCGGTTGTCAAGTTGTTGTGAACCAAAGTTGGGTTTTCgcagattttcttttattcttcataCCGACCCTTGTTATGGTAATTCTTTACAGTTAGATTTTTCTTGTAGCAAGACAACAAGCTCTAAAAATAGAAACTGCTAGTAGCCAAAGAGAGTCATCTTTAGAGAGCTACAAAGCCAGGGTGGCCAAGAGGGAGACAAAAGCAGCTAAAATGCTGGGGATCGCAGTGATAGCATTTATATTTTCATGGTTACCATTCACAATTGATACATTAATTGATGCTTTTATGGGCTTCATAACCCCTGCCTATATTTATGAGATTAGCTGTTGGGGTGCTTATTACAACT GCATGAACCCTTTGATATATGCTTTATTTTATCCTTGGTTTAGGAAAGCCATTAAACTTACTTTAAGTGGGAAAATTTTAAAGGAGAGTTCATCAACTATTAGTTTATTTATAGAATAA